A genome region from Endomicrobiales bacterium includes the following:
- a CDS encoding zinc metalloprotease HtpX — translation MNIFRTVFLMMLMTILLVAIGMLVGGRSGMVIAFLFAAVMNFVSYWFSDKIVLAMYRAKPLEESQMPWLFEGVRKLTQNAGIPMPKLYIVENPMPNAFATGRNPQNASVAVTNSIVEMLTKDELLGVLAHELSHVKNRDILIGSIAATLAGAIFMLARFAQWGAMFGGNNRQSGNFRLIMLLFVGIIAPIAAMLIQAAVSRSREFEADATGARISHKPLALASALRKISAPAARYGENINPTTAHMFIVSPFNSRTLMSLFSTHPPVEKRIEHLETIKLDEI, via the coding sequence ATGAATATTTTTAGAACAGTTTTTTTGATGATGTTAATGACCATATTGCTAGTTGCAATTGGTATGCTTGTCGGCGGAAGAAGTGGCATGGTTATAGCATTCCTTTTTGCCGCTGTTATGAACTTTGTGTCTTATTGGTTTTCAGATAAAATTGTGCTTGCAATGTACAGGGCAAAACCGCTGGAGGAAAGCCAGATGCCATGGCTTTTTGAAGGTGTAAGAAAACTCACTCAAAATGCAGGTATACCAATGCCGAAGCTCTATATAGTAGAAAACCCTATGCCAAACGCTTTTGCAACAGGCAGAAACCCACAAAATGCGTCGGTTGCAGTTACAAACTCAATTGTAGAAATGCTAACAAAAGACGAGCTTCTTGGTGTGCTTGCGCATGAGCTTTCCCATGTTAAAAATCGCGACATACTAATTGGCTCTATAGCTGCAACATTGGCAGGCGCGATTTTTATGCTTGCTCGCTTTGCACAGTGGGGAGCAATGTTTGGAGGCAATAACCGTCAAAGTGGTAATTTCCGTTTGATTATGTTGCTTTTTGTTGGAATTATCGCTCCAATTGCTGCAATGCTTATTCAGGCGGCTGTATCTCGTTCAAGAGAGTTTGAGGCCGATGCAACAGGTGCCAGAATTTCACATAAACCTTTGGCACTTGCCAGTGCGTTAAGAAAAATTTCTGCTCCTGCCGCTCGCTATGGGGAGAATATAAACCCGACAACAGCGCATATGTTTATTGTAAGTCCTTTTAATTCACGCACATTAATGTCGTTATTTTCTACGCATCCACCAGTAGAAAAAAGAATAGAGCACTTAGAAACAATTAAATTAGATGAAATTTAA